In Ovis aries strain OAR_USU_Benz2616 breed Rambouillet chromosome 14, ARS-UI_Ramb_v3.0, whole genome shotgun sequence, a single genomic region encodes these proteins:
- the LOC105601977 gene encoding zinc finger protein 519-like, protein MCRKMSKALSKSSTPNNYKSLYDGVRKYLFNETGHNIDQGSSFMKHQGNKFLDNDSGSNKCRNIFYQRADVSLYKSVDIGKKAYNCSEYSKVCNQSCQLIQQQSTENVEKHYKSNTCGEIVTKSLKLSSHRKIHTERKPFKCTECGKAFICPSCLTQHQRTHAGERHYKCKECGKLYTCCLNLTQVIHTGEKCYGCRECGKAFNRCSYFTMHQRIHIGDTLYKCRECAKAFICGSHLIQHQQIHTEKKPYKCTECDKSLKRHGSLTQYQIIHTGEKQYECAECGEAFRHGSSLPQHQRIHTREKPYKCKYYGKAFNCKSHLTQHEQIHPTRRVYKCTECGKAFNQKSSLSRHQIIRTWRETL, encoded by the coding sequence ATGTGTCGTAAAATGAGTAAGGCTTTAAGCAAGAGCTCTACCCCCAATAATTACAAGAGTCTTTATGATGGAGTGAGAAAGTATTTATTCAATGAAACTGGACATAACATTGACCAAGGCTCAAGCTTCATGAAACACCAGGGAAATAAATTTTTAGACAATGATTCTGGAAGTAATAAATGTAGGAATATCTTTTATCAAAGAGCAGATGTTTCTCTGTATAAAAGTGTGGATATTGGAAAGAAGGCTTATAATTgtagtgaatatagtaaagtttgtAATCAGTCTTGTCAACTTATTCAACAGCAGAGTactgagaatgtggagaaacatTACAAGAGTAACACATGTGGGGAAATAGTCACTAAATCATTAAAACTAAGTAGCCATAGGAAAATCCATACAGAAAGGAAGCCTTTCAAATGTACAgagtgtggcaaagcctttaTCTGTCCCTCGTGTCTTACTCAACATCAACGAACCCATGCTGGGGAGAGACATTataaatgtaaggaatgtggCAAACTCTATACCTGTTGCTTAAATCTTACTCAGGtaattcatactggagaaaagTGTTACGGCTGTAGagaatgtggcaaagcctttaatAGGTGTTCATATTTCACTATGCATCAGCGAATTCATATTGGGGATACTCTATACAAATGCAGAGAATGTGCCAAAGCCTTTATCTGTGGCTCACATCTTATTCAACATCAGCAAATTCACACTGAAAAGAAGCCTTATAAATGCACAGAATGTGACAAGTCTTTGAAGCGGCATGGAAGCCTAACTCAATATCAGATAATTCATACTGGGGAGAAGCAGTATGAATGTGCAGAGTGTGGCGAAGCCTTTAGGCACGGCTCAAGTCTTCCTCAACATCAGCGAATCCATACTagagagaaaccttataaatgtaaatattatggCAAAGCCTTTAATTGTAAATCACATCTTACTCAACATGAGCAAATTCATCCTACAAGAAGGGTTTATAAATGTACAGAATGTGGTAAAGCCTTTAATCAGAAGTCAAGTCTTTCTAGACATCAGATAATTCGTActtggagagaaaccttataa